The Terriglobus tenax genome contains a region encoding:
- a CDS encoding RHS repeat-associated core domain-containing protein, translating to MSSGSSTTQPYVLCICANLVSRSSGKERDSESGLDYFGARYYGSAMGRFMSPDWSEKPVSLPYSNVHNPQTLNLYSYIENNPLSRSDPDGHWPTPSYGGTWRHYDIVNDSFPGLSARQRGIIIKGSARVDEEQNRLGSPKHGMTPKHKSKTEAKAEAEKYVADSESEARRLQAAYVAAGGAGISDDALSAFAKAFHERTDETSPAHADFQDWRGWQEGSFLEQTLEIYEGVMHALRESQANQSQKRQSIRAARKTFREIFGDELYWQAVTPPEDKK from the coding sequence ATGAGCTCTGGTTCATCTACGACTCAGCCTTATGTGTTATGCATTTGTGCAAATTTGGTATCTCGTTCTTCCGGCAAAGAAAGAGACTCCGAATCAGGACTTGACTACTTTGGGGCGAGATACTACGGTTCGGCAATGGGGAGGTTTATGAGTCCGGACTGGAGCGAAAAACCGGTTTCTTTGCCCTATTCTAATGTCCATAATCCTCAAACTTTGAATCTCTATTCTTATATAGAAAATAACCCGCTTAGCAGATCTGATCCGGACGGCCATTGGCCAACACCATCTTACGGAGGAACCTGGAGACATTACGACATTGTCAATGATTCGTTTCCTGGTCTTTCGGCTCGCCAAAGAGGAATCATTATTAAGGGAAGCGCTCGTGTAGATGAGGAACAAAATCGATTGGGGTCTCCCAAACACGGTATGACTCCAAAGCACAAAAGCAAGACTGAAGCAAAAGCCGAGGCAGAAAAGTATGTCGCAGACAGTGAGTCCGAGGCCCGGAGACTACAAGCGGCCTATGTAGCAGCAGGTGGCGCTGGTATTTCAGATGATGCTTTGTCAGCTTTTGCTAAGGCGTTCCACGAGCGGACTGATGAAACATCTCCGGCTCATGCTGATTTTCAAGACTGGCGAGGATGGCAGGAAGGATCATTCCTAGAGCAGACTCTAGAGATTTATGAAGGGGTGATGCATGCACTTCGCGAGTCGCAGGCTAACCAGTCTCAGAAACGCCAATCTATAAGGGCCGCACGAAAGACGTTTAGAGAAATTTTCGGAGACGAACTATATTGGCAGGCGGTTACACCGCCTGAAGATAAGAAGTAG
- a CDS encoding RHS repeat-associated core domain-containing protein, translating into MKRLRGWIFNFLVVMAIIAMSIGCSAATTSVLTIQGAQSGSPYDQGVARITVYASNGNYVANFAYGQFSTRESIAAGLAATIAKDCNAPVKAKSLGNQVRLVARGMNISFTAVGQLFPDQLPTSVFAFDATSYLTDTTTQLATSANPVSPGGSLTFTATVTSGATGSVTFFDGTNQLGTSALSGIHATIVTSSLTAGEHLIKARYQGDSSFAGSDSNEVVQRIQVPSNVASGTVLYNYSITDGNSGSGYESNGNVLSYVDSVNGSWKMSYDALNRLTSRSSGSGSMIRKDDFGYDSFGNRNWLRVSRPVNVSSIFITSYDARNHVAPVSYGAPNGLPYDDDGNVRVFGNQAFLYDGAGRICAEKSQPVNGLTSMYGYLYDAEGQRIARGTIAVFSCDLTTNQFTPVSQYLRGANGEEVTELDEHDEWVHTNVYADGKLLGTYADDGLGIHFALSDWLGTKRMQIAPDNTIESTWISGPWGEDQSCVVCSVADATAKHFTGKERDAESGLDYFGARYYGSTMGRFSSPDPGWFLSADLENPQTLNQYAYVLNNPLGLVDPDGLDGEKPCNQAPVNQNGGVTPIDPNCLATGKPAPAPNPAPAPTPTPAPNPAPTPAPAPTDPKTGDPLPPPTQDVFGNPILPPGTIWVPGGGSQGGSRDVRWKPSPSVPGQSQPNGSWDPNYGGHWDINNGLGGRGRFTPNGTPVDHYGRPQVRPGPARPVFNRQIIGGISVGLGGYITYRVIRMLPSLLPPLWETIPANLALP; encoded by the coding sequence ATGAAGCGTTTGAGAGGATGGATATTCAACTTCCTTGTTGTTATGGCCATTATTGCAATGTCGATCGGTTGCTCGGCCGCCACGACATCGGTGCTCACCATTCAAGGTGCGCAAAGTGGAAGTCCGTACGATCAAGGAGTGGCCCGGATCACAGTTTATGCGTCCAATGGCAACTATGTTGCGAACTTTGCATACGGCCAGTTTTCAACTCGTGAATCGATTGCAGCAGGACTGGCAGCAACTATCGCCAAAGACTGCAATGCTCCAGTTAAGGCAAAATCACTGGGTAACCAGGTAAGACTGGTGGCGCGAGGGATGAACATTTCCTTCACGGCAGTGGGACAGTTATTCCCAGACCAACTTCCGACCAGCGTATTCGCATTCGATGCGACCAGTTATCTGACGGACACTACAACGCAATTGGCTACCAGCGCTAACCCCGTCTCCCCTGGAGGTTCGTTAACCTTTACCGCGACCGTCACGAGTGGCGCGACTGGCAGTGTCACATTTTTCGACGGTACCAACCAGTTAGGTACAAGTGCGCTTTCTGGCATACATGCCACGATCGTGACCTCTTCCCTGACAGCAGGGGAGCATTTGATCAAGGCTCGCTACCAGGGGGACAGCAGCTTTGCAGGCAGCGATTCGAATGAAGTGGTTCAGCGGATTCAAGTACCAAGCAATGTTGCGTCTGGGACTGTGCTTTATAACTACAGCATTACGGATGGCAACTCCGGTTCTGGGTATGAAAGCAACGGGAACGTTTTGTCTTATGTGGACTCGGTGAATGGCAGTTGGAAGATGAGCTATGACGCCTTGAATCGCCTTACATCGCGATCGAGCGGTTCCGGATCCATGATCCGGAAAGATGATTTCGGGTATGACTCATTCGGGAATCGGAACTGGTTGCGAGTTTCACGTCCAGTAAATGTTTCGTCGATATTTATCACTTCCTATGACGCCCGCAACCACGTTGCCCCTGTAAGCTATGGCGCACCAAACGGGCTCCCGTACGATGATGATGGAAACGTTAGGGTCTTTGGCAACCAGGCCTTTCTATATGACGGTGCTGGTCGAATATGTGCTGAGAAATCGCAACCGGTAAATGGTCTCACGTCAATGTATGGTTACCTGTATGACGCCGAAGGGCAACGTATAGCTAGAGGTACAATCGCTGTTTTCAGTTGTGATCTGACTACCAACCAATTCACTCCTGTGAGCCAGTATCTGCGCGGTGCTAACGGAGAGGAGGTGACAGAGTTGGATGAGCACGATGAGTGGGTCCATACGAATGTGTATGCTGACGGGAAACTTCTTGGAACGTATGCGGATGATGGACTTGGCATACACTTTGCGCTGAGTGACTGGCTTGGAACGAAGCGCATGCAGATCGCTCCTGATAACACGATAGAGTCCACTTGGATTAGCGGTCCCTGGGGTGAGGATCAGTCGTGCGTAGTATGCTCAGTGGCGGACGCGACAGCTAAACATTTCACCGGCAAAGAACGCGATGCAGAAAGCGGCCTAGATTACTTCGGCGCTCGCTACTATGGCTCTACGATGGGCCGCTTTTCAAGTCCCGACCCAGGCTGGTTCTTGTCGGCCGATCTGGAAAATCCGCAGACGCTCAATCAATATGCTTATGTTCTCAATAATCCGTTGGGGTTGGTTGATCCCGATGGGCTAGACGGCGAGAAGCCTTGCAATCAGGCTCCAGTGAATCAGAACGGCGGGGTTACGCCTATCGACCCGAACTGTTTGGCCACCGGTAAGCCTGCTCCTGCTCCAAATCCAGCCCCTGCGCCAACTCCAACTCCAGCTCCAAACCCCGCCCCGACCCCTGCTCCGGCCCCGACTGATCCGAAGACGGGCGATCCGTTGCCTCCTCCGACACAAGACGTTTTCGGAAATCCGATTCTGCCCCCCGGAACTATATGGGTTCCTGGCGGCGGTAGCCAAGGCGGAAGTAGGGATGTGAGATGGAAACCCTCCCCGAGCGTTCCGGGGCAAAGCCAACCGAATGGGAGCTGGGATCCAAATTATGGGGGACACTGGGATATTAATAATGGGCTTGGAGGTAGAGGCAGGTTCACTCCAAACGGAACTCCAGTTGACCACTATGGAAGACCACAAGTCAGACCAGGTCCGGCTCGTCCAGTGTTCAATCGCCAAATTATTGGCGGGATTTCCGTGGGCCTCGGCGGATATATTACGTATCGGGTTATTAGGATGTTGCCATCTTTGCTTCCTCCCCTTTGGGAGACCATTCCTGCGAATCTTGCACTCCCATAG
- a CDS encoding RHS repeat protein: protein MKIFRLLLLLIFCPGYVLAQPTALSWGLHLDNHLDSDIDSVTDSGGVVIHIPLLSIPQKGNLPPLKIDLVSNNLSATFYQPVYWVGGDATYLVNLRGDYTGPGVFPLDNITLHDEQQYTEIANDGENSYGYLSQYIADQYGTRHLVQPPSDGSNGLALSVDGSGYTYGWANGGPFISNGRGVRWTTTCNSSGYCSIGYPYITDSNGNQIVATYSGSDPQYWTDSYGNHIDSPWSRNTGCKNLSYNLSPTTSSPYSFCYEYVSATGAVNTGGGPAGHVSGNFLSLTSVSTPAGNYTFSFDSWGSLSKVTLPSGGSLCYQWITTSNDSDTKTIERRIQKRILDPYGTDCDSATISLPTWTYSYTPTTYGRVAAEYRIDNPDGTYETRWGINSGSDHKFYNASGTLEKEVQIQHPSWAAWDGDAVYSPTAITTTTLRNGSQFKTCITYAGDTDPCSSDPIAGDVQKMVYLTHWYGNSQVDAVPAHISGIMRQDEYASANSTSGNLLRRTEYQYKWQQDGNYFDANIFDSPVSKLIIDYSSVSPKGAKTVYQYDETGRGPSGAHGNQTTASTTIDLPGSTTIDTHVNYGTDGMPISSVDGNGKSTTYSYQCSNALPYQVTDPLGHMTQSSYNCASGKLTERKDSNDLAANRDGTKFTYDTLGNLQRTDRPDGSFSSSVFTYGPMPTVALSSSGQNGSTLSSTVYYDGLGRQTQAVTNTPEGQIEVDRKYDLSGRLQSMSNPFNNTGGTASLWTSYLYDVLGRVTDQCQPSSSDTCIPSSATTFIHTDYNRIRHNANGGVVAPASGDAGIVEIKDESGRVVRQTSDALGRLIRVEEPSPAISGSTLSTVYQTPSLDDAGSFITTSYQYNALDGLVGVVQSGTYGQSGSTEVPRTRSFSYDSLGRLVSSLNPEVSGNSTSLSSSCSGSFPRSVTCYEYDSNGNLKKKTNPSGIVITYAYDDINRLTSRTYSGGQSTPTDCYSYEDSSVSESKGRLTSKWTQAPGSGGCSSSVQALSKNKVLAYNIAGHITSESRCIWTNCWIPNKDHTLNYTWDLAGNLWTQTNGFPVGDDAYIKLTYTFDSANRNTKVASSWSDANHPGTLFNVNLFTPSGAVSNADVGTNLSIAQSYDSRLRIFSMTAGAK from the coding sequence GTGAAGATATTCCGGTTACTTTTGCTTCTTATCTTTTGCCCTGGGTATGTACTGGCCCAACCTACTGCGCTATCATGGGGCCTACACCTAGATAATCATCTAGATAGTGATATCGATTCAGTGACGGATAGCGGAGGTGTAGTCATTCATATTCCCCTCTTGTCAATTCCACAAAAGGGAAACCTCCCGCCCCTTAAGATCGACCTTGTTTCTAATAATCTGTCAGCAACATTTTATCAACCCGTTTACTGGGTGGGAGGAGATGCGACATACCTTGTTAATCTGAGAGGTGACTATACTGGGCCGGGGGTATTTCCGCTAGATAATATAACCCTACACGATGAGCAACAGTATACCGAAATTGCCAATGACGGCGAAAATTCGTATGGCTACTTGAGTCAATATATTGCCGATCAATATGGTACTAGACACCTCGTTCAGCCTCCATCCGATGGCTCAAATGGTCTAGCACTTTCAGTGGATGGCTCTGGGTATACCTACGGTTGGGCGAACGGCGGCCCTTTTATTAGTAATGGCAGAGGTGTTCGCTGGACAACTACGTGCAACAGTTCAGGTTATTGCAGTATTGGCTATCCATACATTACAGATTCGAATGGAAATCAAATCGTAGCTACGTATAGTGGAAGCGACCCGCAATATTGGACCGATTCCTACGGCAATCATATCGATAGCCCGTGGAGCAGAAATACTGGATGTAAAAATTTAAGCTACAATCTCAGCCCAACTACAAGCTCACCTTACTCGTTTTGTTATGAATATGTGAGCGCAACAGGGGCTGTCAATACAGGCGGTGGTCCAGCAGGTCATGTCAGCGGCAATTTCCTTAGCCTTACAAGTGTTTCGACTCCAGCCGGAAATTATACTTTTTCTTTCGATTCATGGGGCTCACTTAGCAAAGTGACACTACCGTCGGGTGGTAGCCTTTGTTACCAATGGATTACGACTTCGAATGATTCCGATACCAAAACGATCGAAAGAAGAATCCAAAAGCGAATATTGGATCCATATGGAACAGATTGTGACTCGGCGACCATAAGCCTCCCGACATGGACTTATTCTTATACCCCAACAACTTATGGACGAGTTGCCGCAGAGTATCGCATCGATAATCCAGATGGAACATACGAGACGCGTTGGGGTATCAATTCTGGAAGTGACCACAAGTTCTACAACGCGTCTGGAACTTTAGAGAAAGAAGTTCAGATACAGCATCCTAGCTGGGCGGCCTGGGACGGCGATGCTGTATACAGTCCCACAGCGATAACCACGACTACTCTACGCAATGGTTCGCAATTCAAAACTTGTATCACGTATGCAGGCGATACAGATCCATGTTCAAGTGATCCAATTGCCGGAGATGTTCAGAAGATGGTTTATTTGACGCATTGGTATGGGAATTCGCAAGTAGACGCGGTTCCAGCGCATATTAGTGGAATTATGAGACAAGATGAGTATGCTTCTGCCAATAGCACATCTGGGAATCTTCTCAGGCGAACAGAATATCAGTATAAGTGGCAGCAAGATGGGAACTACTTCGACGCGAACATATTCGATTCACCTGTTAGCAAACTGATAATAGACTACTCTTCTGTCTCGCCAAAGGGGGCCAAGACCGTCTATCAATACGATGAAACCGGGCGAGGACCGAGCGGAGCGCATGGCAATCAAACGACCGCTTCAACCACGATTGATCTCCCTGGTTCGACTACGATAGATACCCATGTTAACTACGGTACCGACGGGATGCCTATATCCAGCGTTGACGGAAATGGTAAAAGCACAACCTACAGCTACCAGTGCTCAAATGCATTGCCATATCAGGTGACAGACCCGTTGGGCCATATGACACAGTCAAGCTACAACTGCGCGTCAGGAAAGCTAACGGAGCGGAAGGACTCGAACGATCTCGCAGCTAATAGAGATGGCACTAAGTTCACGTATGACACATTAGGAAATCTACAGAGGACAGATCGGCCGGATGGCAGTTTCTCGTCAAGCGTATTTACCTATGGTCCTATGCCAACTGTAGCTCTGAGCAGCAGCGGCCAGAATGGTTCGACGCTCTCAAGCACCGTCTACTATGACGGACTGGGGCGCCAGACTCAAGCAGTGACGAACACTCCCGAGGGGCAGATAGAAGTAGACCGGAAATATGATCTTTCTGGACGTCTGCAGTCCATGTCAAATCCATTCAACAATACAGGAGGGACAGCTTCTCTCTGGACATCTTATCTCTACGATGTTCTTGGTCGAGTAACAGACCAATGCCAGCCAAGCAGTTCTGATACATGTATTCCTTCATCTGCGACAACATTCATTCATACCGATTACAACCGGATTCGCCATAATGCGAATGGGGGTGTTGTTGCTCCTGCGTCGGGTGATGCGGGTATTGTCGAAATTAAAGATGAGTCAGGACGTGTCGTCAGACAAACGAGCGATGCCCTCGGACGATTGATTCGCGTGGAAGAACCTAGTCCGGCGATTAGTGGATCGACTTTATCTACGGTTTACCAAACGCCCTCGCTTGACGATGCAGGGTCATTCATCACAACATCGTATCAATACAACGCTCTTGATGGACTGGTAGGCGTTGTTCAGTCGGGCACTTATGGGCAGTCTGGTTCTACTGAAGTGCCAAGGACCCGTAGCTTCTCCTACGATTCGCTCGGACGACTTGTGTCTTCATTGAATCCAGAAGTCAGCGGCAATAGCACTAGCCTCAGTTCCTCCTGCAGTGGATCATTTCCACGATCTGTGACTTGCTATGAGTATGACTCGAACGGGAACCTGAAGAAGAAGACGAATCCAAGCGGAATAGTCATCACGTATGCGTACGACGACATTAACCGTCTGACATCTCGCACCTACTCAGGAGGGCAATCCACACCCACAGATTGCTACAGCTATGAGGATTCAAGTGTGAGTGAGAGCAAGGGCCGGCTCACTTCCAAGTGGACGCAGGCTCCAGGATCAGGTGGGTGCTCCTCCAGTGTTCAGGCGCTGTCAAAAAACAAAGTGCTGGCCTACAATATTGCTGGTCATATTACCAGTGAGTCGCGCTGCATTTGGACGAATTGTTGGATCCCAAACAAGGATCACACCCTGAACTATACCTGGGACCTCGCGGGCAATCTCTGGACACAGACAAATGGTTTCCCTGTAGGGGACGATGCATATATCAAACTGACATACACCTTTGATAGTGCAAATCGCAATACCAAGGTTGCGAGTAGTTGGTCAGATGCGAATCACCCTGGAACATTGTTCAATGTCAATTTATTCACTCCTTCCGGAGCTGTGAGCAACGCTGACGTTGGAACCAATCTATCAATCGCACAGTCTTACGATTCTCGTCTTCGCATCTTCAGCATGACAGCAGGTGCAAAATGA
- a CDS encoding tail fiber protein, whose translation MKRLLVVGAALAMSLGYAQAQTTYNADSYNLSSSGGNFTNGNGDSASFTTVNSEINSWWGLGIKSSCCNSYSGYGIVFDARTGSMFTQGNIGVGTATPIEKLEVNGNVKAGGLIASDPNYPAIRASLNGSSLPSLNFTRWTGTASIQHNAFVGQFINSSLGEYDLGIGTGVSSSGNQSATSNAIIVTLAGNVGIGTPVPAANLDVQGNIKLSGGGAHLVFPDGSTQSVPWNGTTCGGDYAESVDIVGDRKSYEPGDVLVIDAKIEGSFVKSTEPYSTAVMGIYSTKPGLTGRRQLTAKSEEEIPMAMIGIVPTKVTTENGPIKPGDLLVTSSTPGYAMKGTDKSKMMGAVIGKAMGHLDSGKGVIEAGVTLQ comes from the coding sequence ATGAAGAGATTATTGGTTGTAGGTGCTGCTTTGGCTATGTCACTCGGGTATGCACAAGCGCAGACGACATATAACGCCGACTCTTATAACTTGAGTAGCAGCGGCGGGAATTTCACCAATGGAAACGGTGATAGTGCTTCATTCACCACCGTCAATAGCGAAATCAATAGCTGGTGGGGCCTGGGAATCAAGTCCAGCTGTTGCAACAGCTACAGCGGCTACGGAATTGTCTTTGATGCCCGTACCGGTTCCATGTTCACGCAGGGCAATATCGGCGTCGGAACCGCAACTCCGATTGAAAAATTGGAAGTTAATGGAAATGTAAAAGCGGGTGGCCTTATTGCGTCTGACCCCAATTATCCAGCGATTAGAGCGTCCCTGAATGGAAGCAGCCTTCCTAGTTTGAATTTCACGCGATGGACGGGAACTGCATCTATTCAACACAACGCTTTCGTGGGGCAATTCATTAATTCCTCTCTTGGTGAATATGATCTTGGAATTGGGACCGGCGTGTCTTCCTCAGGAAATCAGTCGGCAACCTCCAACGCGATTATTGTGACGTTGGCAGGCAACGTTGGCATCGGCACACCTGTTCCTGCCGCCAACCTGGATGTTCAAGGCAATATCAAGCTGAGTGGGGGTGGGGCTCATCTCGTTTTCCCTGATGGGAGCACCCAGTCTGTCCCTTGGAATGGAACTACATGTGGTGGAGATTATGCGGAGTCGGTGGATATCGTTGGTGATCGCAAGAGCTATGAGCCCGGTGATGTGCTTGTGATCGATGCCAAAATTGAGGGGAGCTTCGTGAAATCGACCGAACCCTACTCAACGGCGGTGATGGGAATCTATTCGACGAAGCCTGGCCTTACGGGACGCAGGCAGTTGACAGCTAAGAGTGAAGAAGAGATCCCGATGGCGATGATTGGCATCGTGCCGACGAAGGTGACAACGGAGAACGGGCCAATCAAGCCGGGTGATCTTCTGGTGACTTCGTCAACGCCGGGATATGCCATGAAAGGTACAGACAAATCAAAAATGATGGGTGCTGTGATTGGCAAGGCTATGGGGCATCTGGATTCAGGTAAAGGTGTGATCGAAGCGGGAGTAACGCTGCAATGA
- a CDS encoding tyrosine-type recombinase/integrase, protein MSVPPRCILIGDELWGGYPAWRRVNGAGRLKRNGVREVSGELAQEFAEKEAERRTKVQNALGIRVLKPIEVQPSEKAVPFISDSTIRFEMSIFGAVMNFAIKKRYVPASQRYDERPKLKTMRRDEFILEEYRKLHTVGRRWIAEADKPSSTWYRTVTYNMILISCNTGMRPAEMKNLRWRDIMPAKDREGREIVVLFVQGKGKSRKLVAPKSVGDYLERIRSISKATELEDRVFTTVNGKPAKSLYVSLIADLLDKANLREGTQGVPRSTYCFRHTYATLRLQEGVDVYFLVEQMGTSV, encoded by the coding sequence ATGTCGGTTCCACCCAGGTGCATTTTGATCGGGGATGAGCTATGGGGCGGCTATCCGGCGTGGCGACGAGTGAACGGAGCGGGACGTCTTAAGCGAAATGGCGTCCGCGAGGTCAGCGGAGAACTGGCCCAGGAGTTTGCGGAGAAGGAGGCCGAGCGCCGAACAAAAGTACAGAACGCTCTGGGCATCAGGGTTCTGAAACCCATCGAGGTTCAACCTTCCGAGAAGGCGGTTCCCTTTATCAGTGATTCCACCATCCGCTTCGAGATGTCGATCTTCGGCGCTGTGATGAACTTCGCGATCAAGAAGCGGTACGTTCCCGCGAGCCAGCGTTACGACGAGCGCCCGAAACTCAAGACGATGCGGAGGGATGAGTTCATTTTGGAGGAGTACCGCAAGCTCCATACCGTAGGCAGGAGATGGATCGCTGAAGCGGACAAGCCATCAAGCACCTGGTATCGCACTGTCACATACAACATGATCTTGATTTCCTGTAATACCGGCATGAGGCCAGCAGAGATGAAGAACCTCCGCTGGCGTGACATCATGCCCGCGAAAGACCGCGAGGGACGGGAGATTGTTGTGCTATTCGTGCAGGGCAAAGGGAAATCCAGGAAGCTTGTTGCTCCGAAGAGTGTTGGAGATTATCTGGAACGTATCCGCTCGATATCCAAAGCAACAGAGCTGGAAGATCGCGTCTTTACTACGGTGAACGGCAAGCCTGCCAAGAGTCTCTATGTTTCTTTGATTGCCGATCTCCTGGACAAAGCAAACCTGCGCGAAGGCACGCAGGGCGTGCCGAGATCGACCTATTGCTTTCGACACACGTATGCCACTCTCCGATTACAGGAGGGCGTGGATGTGTATTTTCTGGTTGAACAGATGGGAACGTCCGTCTAG
- a CDS encoding chloride channel protein, giving the protein MSKSGASTLRDYSADSRMIVVSVLAAGLGAVCAVLAWVLIRLIGLATNLFYFHRWAFVEVEPADAPMHWWSIFIPVVGGLMVGAIARYGAKNIRGHGMPEAVEAVVFGGAKVDPKVAVLKPVATAISIGSGGPFGAEGPVIASGGAVGSVLGQLLPLTDAERSVMLVAGAAAGMAAAFYCPLSAVLLAVELLLFEWRPRSLVPVTMACVTAAAVRRLLLGAAPIFAMPPTTVVMHHQALVGALAVGVVMAFLAIGLNTAIHWCEAQWEKLPIHWMWYPALGGLIVGVGGYFFPRALGVGYGTITDFVNQDWTWTLVLGVLTVKVVIWVGSLSSNTAGGILAPLLMIGAASGAAMGHWLPWISPGAWAAVGMVSLLAASIGAPLTSAMLAVELTHNGGLTLPVLLACMTAYALSALLQPRSMLTAGLSRKGKHLSREYGVDPLEMVTVGEVMSLVEGPLDAPEMSIGEGETLKAAAEKMALSEAEVIPVVDVAGNVVGLLRMMDLLKARAKSAQREGDRERVIRMKWPLGR; this is encoded by the coding sequence GTGAGCAAAAGTGGTGCGAGTACGCTGAGGGATTACTCAGCCGACAGCCGCATGATTGTGGTCAGCGTGTTGGCGGCTGGCCTGGGTGCGGTGTGTGCGGTGCTGGCGTGGGTGCTGATCCGGCTGATTGGGCTGGCAACGAACCTATTTTACTTTCACCGCTGGGCGTTTGTTGAGGTTGAGCCCGCGGACGCTCCGATGCACTGGTGGAGCATTTTTATCCCGGTGGTTGGTGGATTGATGGTTGGCGCCATTGCCCGCTACGGGGCGAAGAATATTCGCGGCCACGGTATGCCGGAGGCTGTGGAAGCCGTGGTGTTTGGCGGCGCTAAGGTTGACCCAAAGGTTGCGGTGCTGAAGCCGGTGGCGACGGCGATTTCGATTGGCAGCGGTGGCCCGTTCGGCGCGGAAGGCCCGGTGATTGCCTCCGGCGGGGCCGTGGGCAGCGTGCTGGGTCAGCTGCTTCCGCTGACGGATGCGGAACGCAGCGTGATGCTGGTGGCTGGTGCCGCGGCGGGTATGGCGGCGGCGTTTTATTGTCCCCTGAGTGCGGTGCTGCTGGCAGTGGAACTGCTGCTGTTTGAGTGGAGACCGCGCAGCCTGGTTCCGGTGACGATGGCATGTGTGACAGCGGCTGCGGTGCGACGTCTGCTGCTGGGCGCGGCACCGATCTTCGCCATGCCGCCAACGACGGTGGTGATGCATCACCAGGCGCTTGTTGGAGCGTTGGCCGTGGGTGTGGTGATGGCGTTTCTGGCCATTGGGCTAAATACCGCAATTCATTGGTGCGAAGCGCAGTGGGAGAAACTGCCGATCCACTGGATGTGGTATCCGGCGCTGGGTGGCCTGATTGTGGGTGTGGGCGGATATTTCTTTCCGCGCGCGCTTGGCGTGGGCTACGGAACGATTACCGACTTTGTGAACCAGGACTGGACCTGGACGCTGGTGCTGGGCGTGCTGACGGTGAAGGTGGTCATCTGGGTGGGGTCGCTGAGTTCGAACACCGCGGGCGGCATCCTGGCTCCGCTGCTGATGATTGGCGCGGCGTCGGGGGCGGCGATGGGGCATTGGCTACCGTGGATCTCCCCCGGAGCGTGGGCGGCTGTGGGCATGGTGAGTCTGCTGGCGGCGTCGATAGGAGCTCCGCTGACCAGTGCGATGCTGGCGGTGGAACTGACGCATAACGGCGGCCTGACGCTGCCGGTACTGCTGGCCTGCATGACGGCCTATGCTTTGAGCGCCCTGCTGCAGCCGCGCAGCATGCTGACGGCGGGGCTGAGCCGCAAGGGCAAGCACCTGTCGCGGGAGTATGGGGTCGATCCACTGGAAATGGTGACGGTGGGCGAGGTGATGTCCCTCGTGGAGGGCCCGCTGGACGCGCCGGAGATGTCGATTGGTGAGGGTGAGACGCTGAAGGCTGCGGCGGAGAAGATGGCGCTGAGCGAGGCCGAGGTGATTCCGGTGGTGGATGTGGCGGGGAATGTCGTGGGGCTGTTGCGGATGATGGACCTGCTGAAGGCGCGGGCGAAGTCGGCCCAGCGCGAGGGCGACCGGGAACGGGTTATCCGGATGAAGTGGCCGCTGGGGCGGTGA
- a CDS encoding MarR family transcriptional regulator, whose product MLKIDLNRVELLAEFRYVLRSFLSFSEEAAEQEGIRAQQYQLMQVVAAAREPATIAYVAERMFLKHNSAVELVGRAVEEELLLRKRDLLDARKVVLKLTPRGERVLARLVERHLTELERVGPGVRQALEKVLTK is encoded by the coding sequence GTGCTGAAGATTGATTTGAACCGGGTGGAACTGCTGGCGGAGTTCCGCTATGTACTGCGCAGTTTTTTGAGCTTCAGCGAAGAGGCGGCTGAGCAGGAAGGAATCCGGGCGCAGCAGTACCAGTTGATGCAAGTTGTGGCCGCGGCCAGGGAGCCGGCGACGATTGCGTACGTGGCCGAACGGATGTTTCTGAAGCACAACTCGGCGGTGGAACTGGTGGGACGCGCGGTGGAAGAGGAGCTGCTTCTTCGCAAGCGCGACCTTCTGGATGCGCGTAAGGTGGTGCTGAAATTGACGCCGCGCGGAGAGCGGGTTCTGGCGCGACTGGTGGAGCGGCATCTCACCGAACTGGAGCGGGTAGGGCCTGGTGTCCGGCAGGCCCTGGAGAAGGTATTGACCAAGTGA